In one window of Diabrotica undecimpunctata isolate CICGRU unplaced genomic scaffold, icDiaUnde3 ctg00002340.1, whole genome shotgun sequence DNA:
- the LOC140431953 gene encoding uncharacterized protein, producing MQKGIAFSFKVILKFKKINISGSPLTVEELQNAHDFIIKQVQAYSFSNEIKLLQEGKSISTPKLLPLNIFLDENSILRVGGRLEYTELSFSQKFPILLPENDHVVDLLINREHMRLGHSGAQNVLGNFRLRYWPLNGIRRIKTIIKKCVICHRFNAQFASQIMSPLPLDRVQQARPFSKTGIDFAGPIMIRSSRLRKAPTTKAYIAIFICMVTKAIHIELVSNLSTEAFIASLKRFISRRGNPQIIYSDNGTNFIGARNQLRDLSLFLKSKENNHEIQNFLSSTEITWKLIPPRSPHWGGLWEAAVKSAKFHLTKLLGNTCLTFEELSTLLVQIEAILNSRPLYPLSNDPNDLLPLTPGHFLIGAPLISYPERDLSRTPTNRLSYWKVCSKLQQEF from the coding sequence ATGCAAAAAGGAATCGCTTTTAGTTTTAAAGTGATTCTCAAATTTAAAAAGATAAACATTTCTGGCAGCCCTTTAACAGTAGAAGAGCTTCAGAATGCccatgattttattataaaacaggtTCAAGCTTATTCTTTTTCCAATGAAATCAAACTATTACAGGAGGGAAAATCTATTTCAACTCCCAAATTACTTCCTCTTAATATCTTCCTTGATGAAAATAGCATACTCCGTGTAGGAGGTCGACttgaatataccgaattaagtTTTTCTCAGAAATTTCCCATTTTACTCCCTGAAAATGACCATGTTGTCGATCTACTAATTAATCGGGAACATATGCGTTTAGGACACAGTGGAGCTCAAAATGTCCTTGGAAATTTTCGTCTTCGATATTGGCCATTAAATGGTATACGAAGAATTAAAACTATCATTAAAAAGTGTGTTATTTGCCATAGATTTAATGCTCAATTTGCATCACAGATAATGTCCCCTTTGCCTTTGGATCGAGTTCAACAGGCTCGTCCATTTTCTAAGACCGGAATAGATTTTGCTGGTCCTATTATGATTCGCTCCTCTAGATTAAGGAAGGCCCCTACCACTAAGGCTTATATAGCCATTTTTATATGTATGGTAACCAAGGCTATCCATATAGAACTTGTCTCCAATTTGTCCACGGAAGCTTTTATTGCTTCATTAAAACGATTTATTAGTCGTCGAGGAAATCCTCAAATAATTTACTCTGATAATGGCACCAATTTTATTGGAGCTCGTAATCAATTACGAGacttatctttatttctgaaatcTAAAGAAAATAATCACGAAATTCAGAATTTTCTTTCTTCCACCGAAATTACCTGGAAATTAATCCCTCCCAGGTCTCCACATTGGGGTGGACTCTGGGAAGCAGCTGTAAAGAGTGCTAAATTTCATTTGACCAAATTGCTCGGCAATACTTGCCTTACTTTTGAAGAACTTTCAACTTTATTAGTGCAAATTGAAGCCATATTAAATAGTCGTCCCTTGTATCCCCTTTCTAACGATCCTAATGATCTCTTGCCTCTTACTCCTGGTCATTTTCTGATTGGAGCTCCCCTTATTTCTTACCCAGAAAGGGATCTTTCTAGGACCCCTACTAATCGGCTTTCTTATTGGAAAGTGTGTTCCAAACTCCAACAAGAGTTTTAG